From Oryza sativa Japonica Group chromosome 4, ASM3414082v1, one genomic window encodes:
- the LOC4336775 gene encoding protein OXIDATIVE STRESS 3-like, whose product MEAYMLFSRREGMIRCDEQEEDIGCPSESELSLSSSSEGMELADDASSSGSSSSAAGHFEMSSLMTELPLKRGLSKFFDGKSQSFASLAAVGGLEDMAKPMRKRLKTSRSCGVGLGLQDAHRRGRLSPRPLCGNASAASFKKVSKGGQLSVLGASRRTRSPATAAISPRPEGMPGQALLFA is encoded by the exons ATGGAAGCGTACATGTTGTTCTCCCGGAGGGAAGGGATGATCAGGTGcgacgagcaggaggaggacATCGGGTGCCCGTCTGAGTCGGAGCTGtcgctctcgtcgtcgtcggaggggATGGAGCTCGCCGACGACGCGAGCTCGTCGGGGtcgtcatcgtcggcggcgggccACTTCGAGATGTCCTCGCTCATGACGGAGCTCCCGCTCAA GAGGGGGCTCTCCAAGTTCTTCGACGGCAAGTCGCAGTCGTTCGcgtcgctggcggcggtgggcggcctgGAGGACATGGCGAAGCCGATGAGGAAGCGCCTCAAGACGTCGCGCAGCTGCGGCGTCGGGCTCGGGCTGCAGGACGCGCACCGCCGTGGCCGCCTCTCGCCGCGGCCGCTCTGCGGCAATGCCAGCGCCGCGTCCTTCAAGAAGGTGTCCAAGGGAGGACAGCTGTCCGTGCTCGgcgcgagcaggaggacgcgttcgccggcgacggcggcgatctcGCCGAGGCCGGAAGGGATGCCCGGGCAAGCTCTGTTATTTGCTTAG